From a single Cyprinus carpio isolate SPL01 chromosome A3, ASM1834038v1, whole genome shotgun sequence genomic region:
- the LOC109047917 gene encoding sorting nexin-8-like, producing the protein MAADINEGSVPTYYREVHQAICSRTDERVPIGVFQRVLSRTYLSTNVQNQIAEHVNSADGFLSKVSLYKGLALIALAQQGKAPSPKLLENFIQEFPKPQLGEPKELQSLKMQSVQESPLYLSLTLAELLKKDTIKVDLIPEKKGLFLKHVEYQVTSERFTVSVFRRYNDFDVFHELLLQRYAYRVVPALPPKRVLKGVLTSMSEREFIEGRRRALGRFLNLVARHPVFSEDELVKTFLTFSGSDVQTKLRDACKKLGDEFMTCKYATQAKDYLPADVQSQFSSSRELIRNIHNSFQKLRDRAERMAERSKENATDLLMFGKELSSLGSDESPVPVLASCKSPWAALRRSVKGLSVEFSLLSEKAAQQGRREEDDVVDKLNLFLDLLQSYRDLCERHEKGVLHEHQRALQKYGVMKRQMLSATVQPKEQVSVEQLESRIVQQENAIQTMELRNYFSLFCLHQESQLIFTYLPITAHILGAFVDSQVQGHKEMGEVWQDLHSKLNSLFGDGNGQSPPLSPK; encoded by the exons ATGGCAGCGGACATCAATGAAG GGTCTGTCCCTACATATTATCGTGAAGTACATCAAGCCATCTGCTCCAGAACTGATGAACGAGTACCTATCGGTGTATTCCAGAGAGTTCTCAGCAGAACATATCTCTCCACCAATGTTCAAAACCAG ATAGCCGAACATGTAAACAGTGCTGATGGATTCCTTAGTAAAGTCTCACTGTATAAAGGCTTGGCTCTCATTGCCCTTGCTCAACAAGGAAAAGCACCAAGTCCCAAACTGCTGGAGAATTTCATACAAG AGTTCCCGAAGCCTCAGCTGGGAGAGCCAAAGGAGCTTCAGAGTCTGAAGATGCAGTCGGTTCAGGAGAGTCCTTTGTACTTGTCTTTGACTCTGGCAGAGCTGTTAAAGAAGGACACCATCAAAGTTGATCTCATTCCAGAGAAGAAGGGATTGTTTCTTAAACACGTGGAGTATCAGGTCACCAGTGAG CGTTTTACAGTATCAGTCTTTCGGCGATACAATGATTTTGACGTTTTCCATGAGCTTCTACTTCAGAGATATGCTTACAGAGTCGTGCCGGCGCTTCCTCCCAAAAGGGTGCTGAAAGGAG TCCTGACCTCCATGTCAGAACGAGAGTTCATTGAAGGGCGGAGACGAGCTCTTGGCAGGTTTCTGAATCTTGTGGCACGACACCCTGTCTTTTCTGAGGATGAGCTTGTGAAAACATTCCTCACCTTCAGTGGCTCG GATGTCCAAACTAAGCTTAGAGATGCTTGCAAAAAACTGGGTGATGAGTTCATGACATGCAAATATGCAACGCAGGCAAAG GATTACCTCCCAGCGGATGTCCAAAGTCAATTTTCATCCAGCAGAGAGCTCATCAGAAATATCCATAACAGTTTTCAGAAGTTAAGGGACAGGGCAGAGAGGATGGCCGAGCGCTCGAAGGAGAATGCCACAGATCTGCTGATGTTTGGCAAGGAGCTCAG TTCTTTGGGATCAGATGAGTCACCTGTGCCTGTCCTGGCATCCTGCAAGAGTCCTTGGGCTGCACTCAGACGCTCTGTCAAAGGGCTTTCTGTTGAGTTCTCACTTCTGTCTGAAAAAGCTGCCCAACAG GGCAGAAGAGAGGAGGATGATGTGGTGGATAAACTAAATCTGTTCTTGGACTTGCTGCAGTCGTACAGG GATTTGTGTGAACGGCATGAGAAAGGGGTCTTGCATGAACACCAACGAGCGCTGCAGAAGTATGGGGTCATGAAAAGACAAATGCTGAGTGCCACAGTGCAGCCTAAAGAACAGGTTTCTGTCGAACAGCTGGAGTCCCGCATCGTCCAG CAAGAAAACGCCATTCAGACCATGGAGCTGCGCAACTACTTCTCCTTGTTCTGCCTGCACCAGGAGAGCCAGCTCATATTTACATACCTGCCCATTACGGCTCACATTCTGGGGGCATTTGTAGACTCACAGGTGCAGGGACATAAAGAG ATGGGTGAGGTGTGGCAAGATCTTCATTCCAAACTTAATAGTCTTTTTGGGGACGGTAACGGACAGTCTCCGCCTCTCAGCCCAAAATAG
- the LOC122138723 gene encoding rRNA methyltransferase 2, mitochondrial-like — protein sequence LIEIDDKYRLVKPGWSVIDCGAAPGAWSQLNRRNDMAPNAGGLRELDHERLVTKCLSVLVLADKVLRPGL from the exons ctGATCGAGATAGATGACAAATACAGACTTGTCAAACCTGGTTGGAGTGTCATAGATTGTGGTGCTGCTCCTGGTGCATGGAGTCAACTCAACAGGAGAAA TGACATGGCCCCCAATGCCGGTGGGCTCAGGGAACTGGATCATGAAAGATTGGTCACCAAGTGTCTATCAGTGTTGGTCTTAGCTGACAAAGTTTTGCGCCCTGGATTGTGA